A section of the Paenibacillus yonginensis genome encodes:
- a CDS encoding Ig-like domain-containing protein produces MTGNRKVMRWFLALVLLVSAILPVNVFAATGDVNSIRFDSDKEIVLTVDENTEQLRIIATIEGASEKDVTNDVTWSTSDSKIVRVDGGLLTPVAKGTATITAKYKNAIATKAVTVKNAYNALTLNTTDNTEFKLGTEDVSIKALADGTDVSEDATWTSSDTSIVKVDKGELTLLSKGTVTITAAYKGLTTKVKIKVVAPFAALEFSDDDDLEMVVGSGTSQLKVLTKDSDKDDAPVDVTDKVEWSTSDATIAKVEDGKVTPLKLGKATITASYLGSSIQKDVYVRNPYEAIILEDSSFVKNAVLFLNEASKDVKAKVIASNGNFEYVTNTAEWKSSNLLVASVSGGQITPKSTGTTTITVSYLGVSRSFNLTVYPTITKFDMDTSDIEILKDDSKEFPKVTGTLLDESEQDFTKLVTWESSNEDVVAVDSGKFKAGETGSAVLTATIGSATVGSVNVKVSEKVLVLMPDSENVQLIIGKTADLPNVTAVLENGDELDVTADMKWTLSGTSAVIKDKTMKGLSKGNVSLTGTYLNKTVKIPVSVEAEVVTMIIDPPSLELNINKSKSIKVKGFYADGKYATLSTKMNWVSSDVSVVTVSGSSVKATAEGKATLTGTYQGKTYTVNVNVVPKLTKLTPSEKRFVLAPGSSHSVALTALYDTGATASVAGSAVWTTNKPNVAKVTAGKIEAVAKGTATIKATYGGKTVSISVSVK; encoded by the coding sequence GATGTGACCTGGTCCACTTCGGATTCGAAGATTGTCAGAGTGGACGGCGGTTTGTTGACGCCGGTGGCCAAAGGTACGGCTACCATCACCGCCAAATATAAAAATGCCATTGCAACTAAAGCGGTAACGGTCAAAAATGCCTATAATGCATTGACCTTAAATACGACAGACAACACCGAATTCAAACTGGGCACCGAAGATGTCTCCATCAAAGCTTTGGCAGACGGTACGGATGTCAGCGAAGACGCGACCTGGACAAGCTCTGATACCAGTATCGTCAAGGTGGATAAAGGCGAGTTGACCCTTCTATCCAAAGGTACCGTCACGATTACGGCTGCTTATAAAGGCTTGACAACCAAAGTGAAAATCAAAGTCGTGGCGCCATTTGCGGCGCTTGAATTCTCCGATGATGATGATCTGGAGATGGTGGTTGGGTCCGGAACTTCGCAGCTCAAGGTATTAACCAAAGATTCGGACAAAGATGACGCCCCGGTGGACGTCACGGATAAAGTGGAATGGAGCACCTCGGATGCAACGATTGCCAAAGTCGAAGACGGCAAAGTAACCCCGCTGAAGCTTGGTAAAGCAACCATCACAGCCTCCTATCTGGGAAGCTCGATTCAGAAAGACGTTTATGTCCGGAATCCTTATGAAGCAATTATTCTGGAAGACTCCAGTTTCGTTAAAAACGCTGTTTTGTTCTTGAACGAAGCTAGCAAGGATGTAAAGGCTAAAGTTATTGCTTCTAACGGAAACTTTGAGTATGTAACAAACACCGCTGAATGGAAATCCTCCAACCTGCTGGTGGCAAGCGTAAGCGGAGGGCAGATCACGCCTAAATCGACCGGCACTACTACGATTACGGTTTCTTATCTGGGCGTAAGCAGAAGTTTTAACTTAACGGTTTATCCGACGATCACCAAGTTTGATATGGATACTTCGGATATTGAAATCCTGAAGGATGATTCCAAGGAATTCCCTAAAGTGACTGGAACGCTACTGGATGAATCTGAGCAGGACTTCACTAAGCTTGTGACTTGGGAATCCAGCAATGAGGATGTAGTTGCCGTAGATTCCGGCAAGTTTAAAGCCGGCGAGACCGGTTCCGCCGTTCTGACAGCAACAATTGGTTCAGCAACAGTAGGTTCGGTTAACGTAAAAGTTTCGGAGAAGGTGCTCGTGTTAATGCCGGACTCCGAGAACGTGCAGCTGATCATCGGCAAAACCGCTGATCTTCCGAATGTAACGGCCGTTCTGGAGAACGGAGATGAGCTGGACGTTACGGCCGACATGAAATGGACCCTTTCCGGCACTTCTGCCGTGATTAAGGATAAGACGATGAAGGGATTATCCAAGGGAAACGTATCCTTGACTGGTACTTATCTGAACAAAACGGTCAAAATTCCGGTCTCGGTTGAAGCGGAAGTTGTAACGATGATCATCGACCCGCCGTCGCTGGAACTGAATATCAATAAATCCAAGAGCATCAAGGTAAAAGGGTTTTATGCCGACGGTAAATACGCAACGCTGTCCACAAAAATGAACTGGGTATCCTCCGATGTTTCGGTGGTTACCGTAAGTGGATCAAGCGTTAAAGCAACCGCAGAAGGCAAAGCGACGCTGACGGGAACCTATCAAGGCAAAACCTATACGGTTAATGTAAATGTAGTACCTAAGCTAACTAAGCTGACGCCAAGCGAAAAACGGTTTGTTCTCGCTCCGGGAAGCAGCCACTCGGTTGCGCTGACCGCCCTGTATGATACAGGAGCAACAGCCTCCGTTGCCGGAAGTGCCGTTTGGACAACCAACAAACCGAATGTAGCCAAAGTAACCGCCGGCAAGATTGAAGCGGTGGCCAAAGGCACAGCAACGATCAAAGCAACATATGGCGGTAAAACCGTAAGCATTTCGGTTTCGGTCAAGTAA
- a CDS encoding DUF3006 domain-containing protein, producing the protein MELAVLEGFEGSYAIIEIDGQTRDIERRLVEPKAKEGDVLKWDGAKWMVDPEATSERSDRMKKLMDELWED; encoded by the coding sequence ATGGAATTAGCGGTTCTGGAAGGATTTGAAGGCAGCTATGCGATCATCGAAATTGACGGTCAGACCCGGGATATTGAACGCAGGCTGGTAGAGCCCAAAGCGAAAGAAGGAGACGTGCTGAAGTGGGATGGCGCGAAGTGGATGGTAGATCCGGAAGCGACTTCAGAGCGATCGGACCGAATGAAGAAGCTGATGGACGAGCTTTGGGAGGATTAA
- a CDS encoding ComEC/Rec2 family competence protein, whose product MNLLKKAGRPNQMPVRFERKGSLRRLAAKGFLLIVLIAALSGCSIGSELLNDHSVEPLQKEATLRVIFLDVGQGASQLLIAPSGQTLLIDAGNNDKEQTMLDYLRKYGITRLDKVIGTHPDADHIGGLDKVIDGTAIGDIYLPKASSNTKTFESLLKSIQRKGLKVKTAKAGVQFDMGEGVRVKMVAPVKSYSDSNNMSAVVKVTYGSHSFLLTGDAESQSEKDMMASGADLRADVLLVGHHGSKSSTTLAFLKAVEPRYGIIQVGKDNNYGHPTPTVLQRLKKQGVEVYRNDTQGTIEVDSDGRNLSIRTER is encoded by the coding sequence ATGAATTTACTTAAGAAGGCGGGCAGACCCAACCAAATGCCGGTGCGTTTCGAACGGAAGGGATCTCTTAGAAGGCTGGCAGCAAAAGGGTTCCTTCTGATCGTGTTGATCGCGGCTCTATCCGGATGCTCTATCGGTTCGGAGCTGCTGAATGATCATTCTGTAGAGCCCTTACAGAAAGAGGCCACTCTGCGGGTGATTTTCCTGGATGTTGGACAAGGAGCTTCACAGCTGCTTATAGCCCCTTCCGGTCAAACGCTGCTGATCGATGCAGGAAATAACGATAAAGAACAAACGATGCTGGACTATCTTCGCAAGTATGGCATTACCAGATTGGATAAGGTTATCGGTACTCACCCGGATGCGGACCATATCGGCGGCTTGGATAAAGTTATTGATGGAACGGCGATAGGCGATATTTATCTGCCCAAAGCGAGTTCCAATACCAAAACATTTGAGTCGCTGCTGAAGTCGATCCAGCGCAAAGGGCTTAAGGTTAAAACTGCCAAGGCCGGGGTACAGTTTGATATGGGCGAAGGGGTTAGAGTCAAGATGGTAGCTCCGGTTAAGAGTTATAGCGACAGCAACAATATGAGCGCCGTCGTTAAAGTGACTTATGGGAGCCATTCTTTTTTGCTGACTGGAGATGCAGAGTCACAAAGCGAAAAGGATATGATGGCTTCCGGCGCTGACCTTCGCGCTGATGTTCTTTTGGTGGGGCATCACGGCTCTAAGTCCTCCACCACGCTCGCTTTTCTGAAGGCTGTAGAGCCCCGTTACGGCATTATTCAGGTTGGGAAAGACAATAACTATGGTCATCCTACCCCAACGGTTCTACAGAGGCTCAAAAAGCAAGGTGTAGAAGTATACCGGAATGATACTCAGGGGACGATTGAAGTGGACTCGGATGGCAGGAATTTGTCGATTCGGACGGAGAGGTGA